In Gossypium raimondii isolate GPD5lz chromosome 12, ASM2569854v1, whole genome shotgun sequence, a single window of DNA contains:
- the LOC105764041 gene encoding nifU-like protein 1, chloroplastic yields the protein MASIAGIRLTKTLIFSSPQTLTKPLQIPQFLSLNQRIRFPSGRTHQKTAVKMSSSSFSPSAPAGSSSTGLYSSKQFELTAQNVDLVLDDVRPYLIADGGNVDVLSVEDGIISLKLQGACESCPSSTTTMKMGIERVLKEKFGDAVKDIRQVYDDEQKETTVEAVNRHLDILRPAIKNYGGSVEVLSIEEGECVVSYTGPETIGSGIKAAIKEKFPDITNVVLTG from the exons ATGGCTTCAATTGCTGGAATCCGGTTaaccaaaaccctaattttctcttctccgcAAACCCTAACAAAACCCCTTCAAATCCCACAATTCTTATCCCTAAATCAACGCATACGGTTCCCTTCTGGAAGAACCCACCAGAAAACAGCCGTAAAAATGTCGAGCTCGAGCTTCAGCCCAAGCGCACCCGCCGGCTCGTCGTCTACCGGACTGTACTCTTCAAAGCAATTCGAGCTCACCGCTCAAAACGTGGACCTTGTTCTTGATGACGTGAGGCCTTACTTGATTGCCGATGGCGGAAACGTCGACGTTTTGTCCGTTGAAGATGGCATCATCTCGCTTAAACTCCAAG gAGCATGTGAGAGTTGCCCTAGTTCAACAACAACCATGAAAATGGGGATCGAAAgggttttgaaagaaaaatttggGGATGCAGTCAAGGATATTCGACAAGTATACGATGATGAACAAAAGGAAACTACTGTTGAG GCAGTGAATCGTCATCTTGATATTTTGAGACCAGCTATTAAGAATTATGGTGGGAGTGTGGAAGTATTGTCTATTGAGGAAGGGGAATGTGTTGTGAGTTATACAGGGCCTGAAACTATTGGATCAGGGATCAAAGCTGCAATTAAGGAGAAATTCCCAGATATTACCAATGTTGTATTAACTGGCTAg
- the LOC105764043 gene encoding pentatricopeptide repeat-containing protein At1g53600, mitochondrial, with translation MRIITPILPRKNPRHLSTLPTINLDNDINNCLQKTRFNEPQKLFHQTPIAGNIFSWNAMMKPNLGNGQTEHAQELFDEVSLKTRASWNTFLSSLNKRQNPEVVYKGFLEMGRVGFKPKESTISTLVSAVSETKFNVLVPQVHALVVCLGLNMSMFVGPVLMKWYSRMGDVEGLGRVFDEILVKNAACWNALVSGYMEVGYFKQARRVFDKMPERDIVSWTSLIDGYIRNKWVNKARSMFNKMNQKNVVSWTAMINGYVQNERFREALKLFVLMLRSDTRPNQFTFSNVLDACAGCSYLITGLQVHSCILKFGIPQDLVLSASLVDMYAKCRNIDAAFCVFESMQEKSLVSWNSLIGGYARQGLGRRALQEFDRMISTGINPSQVTMFNVLLACRGSGLVKEGERQFNSMDCKYGIQPGLEHYACMMEIYGKAGQLGKAETLIKGMILKFDVVLWVYAAFRKIHGGTGKRSGVIEFRPSKEMKQRRNIAKQKVLSQIESPVEVK, from the exons ATGCGCATAATAACCCCAATCCTCCCTCGGAAAAATCCCCGTCATCTTTCTACACTTCCGACGATCAATCTCGACAACGATATCAATAATTGCCTCCAAAAAACCCGCTTTAACGAGCCCCAAAAGCTCTTTCACCAAACCCCAATCGCCGGAAACATCTTCTCATGGAACGCAATGATGAAGCCTAACCTAGGAAATGGCCAGACTGAACATGCCCAGGAACTGTTCGATGAGGTGTCGCTTAAAACCCGCGCTTCTTGGAACACATTTTTATCGAGCTTAAACAAGAGACAAAACCCAGAGGTAGTCTATAAAGGCTTTCTAGAGATGGGTAGAGTTGGTTTTAAACCGAAAGAGTCCACTATCTCGACTTTAGTCAGTGCGGTTTCTGAAACAAAGTTCAACGTATTGGTACCGCAAGTTCATGCACTTGTTGTTTGTTTGGGGCTTAATATGAGCATGTTTGTGGGGCCTGTGTTGATGAAATGGTACTCGCGAATGGGGGATGTAGAGGGACTGGGAAGAGTGTTTGATGAGATTTTGGTAAAGAATGCTGCTTGTTGGAATGCTTTGGTTTCAGGGTATATGGAAGTAGGGTATTTTAAGCAGGCTCGTAGGGTATTTGATAAGATGCCAGAGAGGGATATTGTTTCTTGGACTTCTTTGATTGATGGGTACATTAGGAATAAGTGGGTTAATAAAGCTAGGTCTATGTTTAATAAGATGAACCAGAAGAATGTGGTTTCTTGGACTGCGATGATCAACGGATATGTGCAAAACGAGAGGTTTCGGGAGGCATTGAAGTTGTTTGTTTTGATGTTAAGATCTGATACGAGGCCTAATCAGTTTACTTTTTCAAATGTCTTGGATGCATGTGCTGGTTGTTCATATCTTATTACCGGCCTACAAGTCCATTCATGTATCCTAAAGTTTGGGATACCGCAGGATTTAGTATTGTCTGCTTCCCTAGTCGATATGTATGCAAAATGTAGGAACATCGATGCTGCATTTTGTGTATTCGAGTCCATGCAGGAGAAGAGTTTGGTATCATGGAATTCCTTGATAGGAGGTTATGCAAGACAAGGACTTGGAAGAAGAGCGTTGCAGGAATTTGATAGGATGATTAGCACTGGTATCAACCCGAGTCAGGTTACAATGTTTAACGTTTTATTAGCATGCAGGGGTAGTGGATTGGTCAAAGAAGGTGAAAGGCAGTTCAACTCAATGGACTGCAAGTACGGCATACAACCAGGGTTGGAACATTATGCCTGTATGATGGAGATATATGGGAAAGCAGGTCAGCTGGGTAAGGCTGAGACATTGATCAAGGGGATGATTTTGAAATTCGATGTTGTTCTTTGGG TTTATGCAGCATTTAGAAAGATACACGGTGGAACAGGGAAACGGAGTGGTGTAATAGAATTTAGACCATCGAAGGAGATGAAACAAAGAAGGAATATCGCAAAGCAGAAGGTTCTTAGTCAGATTGAATCTCCGGTGGAAGTCAAATGA
- the LOC105764042 gene encoding probable pre-mRNA-splicing factor ATP-dependent RNA helicase DEAH2 isoform X1 yields MGTERKRKVSLFDVVDEPSAKIAKSNGLGLTGMNANSSINKWNGRPYSQRYYDILEKRKTLPVWQQKEEFLQVLRANQTLVLVGETGSGKTTQIPQFVLDAVDIETPDKRRKMMIACTQPRRVAAMSVSRRVAEEMDVTIGEEVGYSIRFEDCSSARTVLKYLTDGMLLREAMTDPLLERYKVIILDEAHERTLATDVLFGLLKEVLRNRPDLKLVVMSATLEAEKFQGYFNGAPLMKVPGRLHPVEIFYTQEPERDYLEAAIRTVVQIHMCEPPGDILVFLTGEEEIEDACRKITKEVGNMGDQVGPVKVVPLYSTLPPAMQQKIFEPAPPPVKEGGPPGRKIVVSTNIAETSLTIDGIVYVIDPGFSKQKVYNPRVRVESLLVSPISKASAHQRSGRAGRTQPGKCFRLYTEKSFNNDLQPQTYPEILRSNLANTVLILKKLGIDDLVHFDFMDPPAPETLMRALEVLNYLGALDDEGNLTKLGEIMSEFPLDPQMSKMLVVSSEFNCSNEILSVAAMLSVPNCFVRPREAQKAADEAKARFGHIDGDHLTLLNVYHAYKQNNEDQSWCYENFINHRALKAADNVRQQLVRIMSRFNLKLCSTDFNSRDYYVNIRKAMLAGYFMQVAHLERTGHYLTVKDNQVVHLHPSNCLDHKPEWVIYNEYVLTSRNFIRTVTDIRGEWLVDIAPHYYDLENFPQCEAKRVLEKLYRKKEKDREESRNRR; encoded by the exons ATGGGTACGGAGAGAAAAAGGAAGGTGAGCTTGTTTGATGTTGTGGACGAGCCGTCGGCTAAGATCGCGAAATCGAACGGTTTAGGTTTAACGGGGATGAACGCCAACAGCTCGATCAACAAGTGGAATGGACGGCCTTATTCTCAAAGGTATTACGATATTTTGGAGAAGAGGAAAACCCTCCCCGTTTGGCAACAAAAAGAAGAGTTTTTGCAAGTATTGAGGGCGAATCAAACCCTTGTCTTGGTCGGTGAAACCGGTAGCGGTAAAACTACTCAG ATTCCTCAGTTTGTACTGGACGCCGTTGATATAGAAACTCCGGATAAACGTAGGAAAATGATGATTGCTTGTACCCAGCCTCGAAGAGTGGCTGCCATGTCTGTTTCACGTCGTGTTGCTGAAGAAATGGATGTGACTATTGGAGAGGAGGTGGGTTATAGTATTCGTTTCGAGGATTGCAGTAGTGCAAGGACTGTTTTGAA GTATTTAACAGATGGTATGCTTTTAAGGGAAGCGATGACAGATCCTCTTTTAGAAAGATATAAAGTGATTATTCTCGATGAAGCTCATGAAAGAACTTTGGCTACGGATGTGCTGTTTGGGCTTCTGAAAGAAGTTTTAAGGAATCGACCTGACCTTAAGCTTGTTGTTATGAGTGCTACACTAGAGGCTGAAAAGTTTCAGGGTTATTTTAATGGTGCACCACTTATGAAGGTTCCAGGTAGGCTTCACCCTGTGGAGATATTCTACACTCAGGAACCTGAAAGGGATTACTTGGAGGCTGCGATACGGACTGTTGTGCAGATACACATGTGTGAACCTCCTGGTGATATACTTGTTTTCCTAACCGGAGAGGAGGAGATCGAAGATGCCTGTCGCAAAATAACGAAAGAAGTAGGAAACATGGGGGATCAAGTAGGTCCTGTTAAAGTAGTGCCTCTATATTCAACTCTTCCACCAGCAATGCAACAGAAGATTTTTGAGCCTGCTCCACCTCCTGTGAAAGAGGGTGGCCCTCCTGGAAGGAAGATTGTGGTGTCTACAAACATTGCCGAAACTTCCTTGACTATTGATGGCATTGTTTATGTTATTGACCCTGGGTTTTCTAAACAAAAAGTTTATAACCCACGAGTGCGTGTTGAGTCCTTATTGGTATCTCCTATATCAAAGGCAAGTGCACATCAAAGATCTGGACGTGCTGGAAGAACACAACCTGGGAAATGCTTCAGGCTCTACACTGAAAAGAGTTTTAATAATGATCTGCAGCCGCAGACCTATCCTGAAATATTACGTTCAAACCTTGCAAATACAGTTCTCATCTTGAAGAAACTGGGAATCGATGATCtggttcattttgattttatggaCCCACCTGCTCCGGAGACATTGATGCGTGCATTGGAAGTGTTGAATTACTTGGGAGCATTGGATGATGAGGGTAACTTAACAAAGCTGGGTGAGATCATGAGTGAATTCCCCTTGGATCCTCAAATGTCAAAGATGCTCGTAGTTAGTTCTGAGTTCAACTGTTCAAATGAGATTCTTTCAGTTGCCGCCATGCTTTCAG TACCCAATTGCTTTGTACGGCCTAGGGAGGCACAAAAAGCTGCAGATGAAGCAAAAGCTCGGTTTGGGCATATCGATGGTGATCATCTCACACTTTTGAACGTGTACCATGCTTACAAACAAAACA ACGAGGATCAATCTTGGTGCTATGAGAATTTCATCAACCATAGAGCGCTGAAGGCTGCTGATAATGTTAGACAACAGCTCGTGCGCATTATGTCCAGGTTTAATCTCAAGCTGTGCAGCACTGATTTCAACAGCCGTGACTACTATGTCAACATTAGAAAGGCCATGCTTGCTGGGTATTTCATGCAGGTAGCTCATCTGGAGCGCACGGGGCACTACTTGACAGTTAAAGACAACCAG GTGGTGCACTTGCATCCATCAAATTGCCTGGATCACAAGCCAGAGTGGGTCATCTACAACGAGTATGTCCTGACAAGCCGGAATTTTATTCGTACTGTGACAGATATTCGTGGTGAATG GTTAGTCGATATAGCACCACATTATTATGATCTCGAAAACTTCCCACAGTGTGAGGCTAAGCGAGTCCTCGAAAAGCTTTACAGAAAAAAGGAGAAGGATCGGGAGGAGAGTCGAAACAGGAGATGA
- the LOC105764042 gene encoding probable pre-mRNA-splicing factor ATP-dependent RNA helicase DEAH2 isoform X2 produces MGTERKRKVSLFDVVDEPSAKIAKSNGLGLTGMNANSSINKWNGRPYSQRYYDILEKRKTLPVWQQKEEFLQVLRANQTLVLVGETGSGKTTQIPQFVLDAVDIETPDKRRKMMIACTQPRRVAAMSVSRRVAEEMDVTIGEEVGYSIRFEDCSSARTVLKYLTDGMLLREAMTDPLLERYKVIILDEAHERTLATDVLFGLLKEVLRNRPDLKLVVMSATLEAEKFQGYFNGAPLMKVPGRLHPVEIFYTQEPERDYLEAAIRTVVQIHMCEPPGDILVFLTGEEEIEDACRKITKEVGNMGDQVGPVKVVPLYSTLPPAMQQKIFEPAPPPVKEGGPPGRKIVVSTNIAETSLTIDGIVYVIDPGFSKQKVYNPRVRVESLLVSPISKASAHQRSGRAGRTQPGKCFRLYTEKSFNNDLQPQTYPEILRSNLANTVLILKKLGIDDLVHFDFMDPPAPETLMRALEVLNYLGALDDEGNLTKLGEIMSEFPLDPQMSKMLVVSSEFNCSNEILSVAAMLSVSQYSLMKQMVSPCLYASADLPWASSVITQFFL; encoded by the exons ATGGGTACGGAGAGAAAAAGGAAGGTGAGCTTGTTTGATGTTGTGGACGAGCCGTCGGCTAAGATCGCGAAATCGAACGGTTTAGGTTTAACGGGGATGAACGCCAACAGCTCGATCAACAAGTGGAATGGACGGCCTTATTCTCAAAGGTATTACGATATTTTGGAGAAGAGGAAAACCCTCCCCGTTTGGCAACAAAAAGAAGAGTTTTTGCAAGTATTGAGGGCGAATCAAACCCTTGTCTTGGTCGGTGAAACCGGTAGCGGTAAAACTACTCAG ATTCCTCAGTTTGTACTGGACGCCGTTGATATAGAAACTCCGGATAAACGTAGGAAAATGATGATTGCTTGTACCCAGCCTCGAAGAGTGGCTGCCATGTCTGTTTCACGTCGTGTTGCTGAAGAAATGGATGTGACTATTGGAGAGGAGGTGGGTTATAGTATTCGTTTCGAGGATTGCAGTAGTGCAAGGACTGTTTTGAA GTATTTAACAGATGGTATGCTTTTAAGGGAAGCGATGACAGATCCTCTTTTAGAAAGATATAAAGTGATTATTCTCGATGAAGCTCATGAAAGAACTTTGGCTACGGATGTGCTGTTTGGGCTTCTGAAAGAAGTTTTAAGGAATCGACCTGACCTTAAGCTTGTTGTTATGAGTGCTACACTAGAGGCTGAAAAGTTTCAGGGTTATTTTAATGGTGCACCACTTATGAAGGTTCCAGGTAGGCTTCACCCTGTGGAGATATTCTACACTCAGGAACCTGAAAGGGATTACTTGGAGGCTGCGATACGGACTGTTGTGCAGATACACATGTGTGAACCTCCTGGTGATATACTTGTTTTCCTAACCGGAGAGGAGGAGATCGAAGATGCCTGTCGCAAAATAACGAAAGAAGTAGGAAACATGGGGGATCAAGTAGGTCCTGTTAAAGTAGTGCCTCTATATTCAACTCTTCCACCAGCAATGCAACAGAAGATTTTTGAGCCTGCTCCACCTCCTGTGAAAGAGGGTGGCCCTCCTGGAAGGAAGATTGTGGTGTCTACAAACATTGCCGAAACTTCCTTGACTATTGATGGCATTGTTTATGTTATTGACCCTGGGTTTTCTAAACAAAAAGTTTATAACCCACGAGTGCGTGTTGAGTCCTTATTGGTATCTCCTATATCAAAGGCAAGTGCACATCAAAGATCTGGACGTGCTGGAAGAACACAACCTGGGAAATGCTTCAGGCTCTACACTGAAAAGAGTTTTAATAATGATCTGCAGCCGCAGACCTATCCTGAAATATTACGTTCAAACCTTGCAAATACAGTTCTCATCTTGAAGAAACTGGGAATCGATGATCtggttcattttgattttatggaCCCACCTGCTCCGGAGACATTGATGCGTGCATTGGAAGTGTTGAATTACTTGGGAGCATTGGATGATGAGGGTAACTTAACAAAGCTGGGTGAGATCATGAGTGAATTCCCCTTGGATCCTCAAATGTCAAAGATGCTCGTAGTTAGTTCTGAGTTCAACTGTTCAAATGAGATTCTTTCAGTTGCCGCCATGCTTTCAG TTTCTCAGTATTCTCTCATGAAGCAAATGGTGTCGCCTTGCCTGTATGCCTCTGCTGACCTACCATGGGCCTCTTCTGTGATAACTCAATTCTTTCTTTAG
- the LOC105764042 gene encoding probable pre-mRNA-splicing factor ATP-dependent RNA helicase DEAH2 isoform X3 produces the protein MGTERKRKVSLFDVVDEPSAKIAKSNGLGLTGMNANSSINKWNGRPYSQRYYDILEKRKTLPVWQQKEEFLQVLRANQTLVLVGETGSGKTTQIPQFVLDAVDIETPDKRRKMMIACTQPRRVAAMSVSRRVAEEMDVTIGEEVGYSIRFEDCSSARTVLKYLTDGMLLREAMTDPLLERYKVIILDEAHERTLATDVLFGLLKEVLRNRPDLKLVVMSATLEAEKFQGYFNGAPLMKVPGRLHPVEIFYTQEPERDYLEAAIRTVVQIHMCEPPGDILVFLTGEEEIEDACRKITKEVGNMGDQVGPVKVVPLYSTLPPAMQQKIFEPAPPPVKEGGPPGRKIVVSTNIAETSLTIDGIVYVIDPGFSKQKVYNPRVRVESLLVSPISKASAHQRSGRAGRTQPGKCFRLYTEKSFNNDLQPQTYPEILRSNLANTVLILKKLGIDDLVHFDFMDPPAPETLMRALEVLNYLGALDDEGNLTKLGEIMSEFPLDPQMSKMLVVSSEFNCSNEILSVAAMLSVFSHEANGVALPVCLC, from the exons ATGGGTACGGAGAGAAAAAGGAAGGTGAGCTTGTTTGATGTTGTGGACGAGCCGTCGGCTAAGATCGCGAAATCGAACGGTTTAGGTTTAACGGGGATGAACGCCAACAGCTCGATCAACAAGTGGAATGGACGGCCTTATTCTCAAAGGTATTACGATATTTTGGAGAAGAGGAAAACCCTCCCCGTTTGGCAACAAAAAGAAGAGTTTTTGCAAGTATTGAGGGCGAATCAAACCCTTGTCTTGGTCGGTGAAACCGGTAGCGGTAAAACTACTCAG ATTCCTCAGTTTGTACTGGACGCCGTTGATATAGAAACTCCGGATAAACGTAGGAAAATGATGATTGCTTGTACCCAGCCTCGAAGAGTGGCTGCCATGTCTGTTTCACGTCGTGTTGCTGAAGAAATGGATGTGACTATTGGAGAGGAGGTGGGTTATAGTATTCGTTTCGAGGATTGCAGTAGTGCAAGGACTGTTTTGAA GTATTTAACAGATGGTATGCTTTTAAGGGAAGCGATGACAGATCCTCTTTTAGAAAGATATAAAGTGATTATTCTCGATGAAGCTCATGAAAGAACTTTGGCTACGGATGTGCTGTTTGGGCTTCTGAAAGAAGTTTTAAGGAATCGACCTGACCTTAAGCTTGTTGTTATGAGTGCTACACTAGAGGCTGAAAAGTTTCAGGGTTATTTTAATGGTGCACCACTTATGAAGGTTCCAGGTAGGCTTCACCCTGTGGAGATATTCTACACTCAGGAACCTGAAAGGGATTACTTGGAGGCTGCGATACGGACTGTTGTGCAGATACACATGTGTGAACCTCCTGGTGATATACTTGTTTTCCTAACCGGAGAGGAGGAGATCGAAGATGCCTGTCGCAAAATAACGAAAGAAGTAGGAAACATGGGGGATCAAGTAGGTCCTGTTAAAGTAGTGCCTCTATATTCAACTCTTCCACCAGCAATGCAACAGAAGATTTTTGAGCCTGCTCCACCTCCTGTGAAAGAGGGTGGCCCTCCTGGAAGGAAGATTGTGGTGTCTACAAACATTGCCGAAACTTCCTTGACTATTGATGGCATTGTTTATGTTATTGACCCTGGGTTTTCTAAACAAAAAGTTTATAACCCACGAGTGCGTGTTGAGTCCTTATTGGTATCTCCTATATCAAAGGCAAGTGCACATCAAAGATCTGGACGTGCTGGAAGAACACAACCTGGGAAATGCTTCAGGCTCTACACTGAAAAGAGTTTTAATAATGATCTGCAGCCGCAGACCTATCCTGAAATATTACGTTCAAACCTTGCAAATACAGTTCTCATCTTGAAGAAACTGGGAATCGATGATCtggttcattttgattttatggaCCCACCTGCTCCGGAGACATTGATGCGTGCATTGGAAGTGTTGAATTACTTGGGAGCATTGGATGATGAGGGTAACTTAACAAAGCTGGGTGAGATCATGAGTGAATTCCCCTTGGATCCTCAAATGTCAAAGATGCTCGTAGTTAGTTCTGAGTTCAACTGTTCAAATGAGATTCTTTCAGTTGCCGCCATGCTTTCAG TATTCTCTCATGAAGCAAATGGTGTCGCCTTGCCTGTATGCCTCTGCTGA